Proteins from a single region of Cytophagaceae bacterium:
- a CDS encoding S8 family peptidase yields the protein MKKILILVFIPFFSFSQELKTKFNWHNLDLKEDGIRGMSTEKAYRELLKDRKSKTVIVAVIDSGIDIEHEDLKNNIWVNPGEIAGNGIDDDKNGFVDDINGWDFIGAKDGRDINQEQLESVRILIKLQNYFGENPKKKFIKKNKADYELLQSLKRKIEDEKNEAQQYLPLYQGMLDRVTKAEEVLKKITGKEDLTKEDVLKINEAEVERSVRAAKQAWLNMLAMGATKADLVDGVNHFKEQLEYNLNTDFNPREIIGDNTSELGFGSYGNNEVMGPDAMHGTHVAGIIAADRTNEKGVKGVADNVKIMVIRCVPNGDERDKDVANAIKYAVDNGAQVINMSFGKAYSPDKKWVDDAAKYAESKGVLLVSAAGNENENVDVDKHFPNRIMLNGSEIKNWIVVGASNFVEGADLPADFSNFGKKGVDVFSPGVAIYSTVPGSKYEEKQGTSMASPAVTGLSALLKSYFPSLDAAQIKSIILNSVEKISGTEVNIPGGKEKATFSELCNTGGIVNTFNAVKMAIEISGKQ from the coding sequence ATGAAAAAAATACTCATTCTTGTTTTTATTCCCTTCTTTTCTTTTTCACAAGAATTAAAAACTAAATTTAATTGGCACAATCTTGACCTCAAAGAAGATGGAATACGTGGAATGAGTACCGAAAAGGCTTACAGAGAATTACTTAAAGATCGAAAATCTAAAACTGTAATTGTAGCGGTAATTGATTCGGGAATTGATATTGAACACGAAGATTTGAAAAATAATATATGGGTTAATCCCGGTGAAATCGCAGGCAATGGAATTGATGATGATAAAAATGGATTTGTAGATGATATAAATGGATGGGATTTCATCGGAGCCAAAGATGGTCGCGATATCAATCAGGAACAACTTGAAAGCGTGAGGATTTTGATAAAACTTCAGAATTATTTTGGAGAAAATCCAAAAAAGAAATTTATCAAAAAAAACAAAGCTGATTATGAATTATTGCAAAGCTTGAAAAGGAAAATTGAAGATGAAAAAAATGAAGCCCAGCAATATTTGCCTTTATATCAGGGTATGCTCGACAGGGTAACAAAAGCGGAAGAAGTTTTGAAAAAAATCACAGGGAAAGAAGATCTGACCAAAGAGGATGTTTTAAAAATTAATGAAGCTGAAGTTGAAAGGTCAGTAAGAGCGGCAAAGCAAGCCTGGTTAAATATGCTTGCAATGGGTGCCACTAAAGCCGATTTGGTGGATGGTGTAAATCACTTCAAAGAGCAACTGGAATACAACCTGAATACAGACTTTAATCCCAGAGAAATAATAGGAGATAACACCTCAGAGTTGGGTTTTGGGTCATACGGAAACAATGAAGTTATGGGGCCAGATGCCATGCACGGTACACATGTGGCTGGAATTATTGCCGCTGACCGTACCAACGAAAAAGGGGTAAAAGGGGTGGCTGATAACGTAAAAATAATGGTGATAAGGTGCGTACCCAATGGCGACGAGCGGGATAAAGATGTAGCCAACGCAATCAAATATGCTGTAGATAATGGGGCACAGGTAATCAATATGAGTTTTGGAAAGGCATATTCTCCGGATAAAAAATGGGTGGATGATGCTGCAAAATATGCAGAATCAAAAGGAGTATTACTTGTGTCGGCAGCTGGAAATGAAAATGAAAATGTGGATGTCGACAAACATTTCCCCAACAGAATAATGCTCAATGGCTCTGAAATTAAAAATTGGATTGTTGTAGGTGCCTCTAATTTTGTTGAAGGAGCCGATTTACCTGCTGATTTTAGTAACTTTGGAAAAAAGGGCGTAGATGTGTTTTCGCCGGGGGTAGCTATTTACTCAACAGTTCCGGGTTCTAAATACGAAGAAAAACAAGGCACTAGTATGGCTTCACCCGCTGTTACCGGTCTTTCGGCACTCTTAAAGTCCTACTTCCCTAGCTTAGATGCTGCTCAAATCAAATCTATTATTCTTAATTCAGTAGAAAAAATTAGTGGTACTGAGGTAAATATACCAGGGGGCAAAGAGAAAGCTACATTTTCTGAATTATGTAATACGGGCGGAATCGTGAATACCTTTAATGCTGTAAAAATGGCAATTGAAATAAGCGGAAAACAGTAA